A window of the Bacillus andreraoultii genome harbors these coding sequences:
- the xerC gene encoding tyrosine recombinase XerC: protein MENGKQLLQEFVEYLQLEKNYSQLTVDSYSRDLLSFFMFMNEQMIPTLDQVTHQDARLYLTKLYEEGYAKKSISRRISSIRSLYKFLLRESYVQANPFAHVSMPKKEKKLPEFFYEEELQSLFESIDTSTPAGQRNMAILELMYATGIRVSECVQIQLGDLDSQLSILLVKGKGKKERYVPYGKLAKKALHVYIEDGRKKLLGKHEHPFLFVNQRGMPLTARGIRYIFDEMIRNAGEMKHLHPHMIRHSFATHMLNNGADLRSVQELLGHSSISSTQEYTHVTKEHLKKTYLAHHPRA, encoded by the coding sequence ATGGAAAATGGTAAACAACTGTTACAGGAATTTGTAGAGTACTTGCAATTGGAGAAAAATTATTCACAATTGACAGTTGACAGCTATTCACGGGATTTATTAAGTTTTTTTATGTTCATGAATGAGCAAATGATCCCAACCTTAGATCAAGTGACACATCAAGATGCACGACTTTACTTGACAAAACTTTATGAAGAAGGATACGCCAAAAAATCAATTTCAAGAAGGATTTCTAGTATACGTTCTCTTTATAAGTTTTTATTGAGAGAGTCCTATGTTCAAGCCAATCCATTTGCTCACGTTTCTATGCCGAAAAAGGAAAAGAAACTTCCTGAGTTTTTTTATGAAGAGGAACTACAATCTCTATTTGAGTCAATTGACACTTCAACTCCAGCGGGTCAAAGAAATATGGCCATATTAGAGTTAATGTATGCTACTGGTATTCGCGTTAGTGAGTGTGTACAGATTCAATTGGGTGATTTAGACAGCCAATTATCGATACTGCTAGTTAAAGGTAAAGGAAAGAAGGAACGCTATGTTCCTTATGGGAAACTTGCCAAAAAAGCGCTGCACGTATACATAGAAGATGGCCGTAAAAAACTACTAGGAAAACATGAACATCCTTTTCTTTTTGTAAATCAAAGAGGAATGCCCTTAACTGCAAGGGGAATTCGGTATATCTTTGACGAAATGATTCGAAATGCAGGAGAAATGAAGCATTTACACCCACATATGATAAGACATTCATTTGCTACCCATATGTTAAATAATGGCGCCGATTTGCGTTCTGTTCAAGAATTACTAGGACATTCATCAATTTCATCAACTCAAGAATATACACATGTAACAAAAGAACATTTAAAAAAGACGTATCTTGCACATCATCCACGTGCTTGA
- the dprA gene encoding DNA-processing protein DprA, with protein MKQRLIHLHECRGIGVKTLYKMIQYDPDLSSIYRMSPQKLQEQFHISPRFLNTFYNDLHNKSVHETLSEYNKKQIFVITIVDKEYPFILKNIYLPPPVLYYQGDLGILNRKMIAIVGTRTPTDYGIHVVRKLVPQLVKNNYIIVSGLAKGIDYEAHLSSIHSNGKTVAVLGGGFHHIYPKEHTDIATEISKNHLLLTEYPPYVKPHRSYFPSRNRIISGLSLGTVVIEAMEKSGSLITAQLALEEGREVFAVPGPILSSTSRGTNKLIQEGAKLVLDGNDILSELPNEW; from the coding sequence ATGAAACAGCGGTTAATCCACTTACATGAATGCCGTGGTATTGGCGTTAAAACTTTATATAAAATGATACAATACGACCCAGATTTATCATCAATATATCGTATGAGTCCCCAAAAATTACAGGAACAATTTCATATATCCCCACGTTTTCTAAATACTTTTTATAACGACCTCCACAATAAATCTGTACATGAAACTTTATCCGAATATAATAAAAAACAGATTTTCGTCATAACTATAGTAGATAAAGAGTATCCTTTTATATTGAAAAATATTTATTTACCACCACCAGTTTTATACTATCAAGGTGACCTCGGGATACTAAATCGTAAAATGATTGCAATTGTTGGAACGAGAACTCCCACTGACTATGGTATTCATGTTGTTCGTAAACTTGTCCCCCAACTTGTAAAAAACAACTATATTATTGTTAGTGGATTGGCTAAGGGAATAGATTATGAAGCACATTTATCGTCCATTCATTCGAATGGGAAAACAGTAGCTGTACTAGGTGGAGGTTTTCATCATATATATCCAAAGGAACATACTGATATTGCAACGGAAATAAGTAAAAATCATTTGTTATTAACGGAATATCCACCTTATGTAAAGCCCCATAGATCATATTTTCCTTCAAGAAATCGAATTATTAGTGGCTTATCACTTGGGACGGTAGTTATTGAGGCGATGGAAAAAAGTGGTTCATTAATTACAGCACAATTAGCTCTTGAAGAAGGCCGAGAAGTGTTTGCTGTACCAGGCCCTATTTTATCATCAACTTCAAGAGGAACAAATAAACTAATCCAAGAAGGAGCAAAATTAGTTTTAGATGGTAATGATATTTTATCAGAACTGCCTAATGAGTGGTAA
- the topA gene encoding type I DNA topoisomerase produces MSDYLVIVESPAKAKTIEKYLGKKYKVKASMGHVRDLPKSQTGVDVDNNYEPKYITIRGKGPVLKELRTAAKKAKKIYLAADPDREGEAIAWHLANTLDLDITSDCRVVFNEITKDAIKESFKHPRPINMDLVDAQQARRILDRLVGYKISPILWKKVKKGLSAGRVQSVAVKLIIDRENEIKGFIPEEYWTISGQFNYKDVIFPAQFFSLENEKVELKSEKEVNAVLAKMENDHFTVQSITNKERKRNPAPPFTTSSLQQEAARKLNFRARKTMMIAQQLYEGIDLGKSGTVGLITYMRTDSTRISETAQQEAKEFITQEYGAKFAEQVVLKGRKQGKVQDAHEAIRPTSAVRTPNSIKEYLSRDQYKLYKLIWERFIASQMSPAIMDTMTVDLKNGPVIFRANGSKIKFHGFMKVYVESSDDQKESKDVILPDLQEGETILGKDIEPKQHFTQPPPRYSEARLVKTLEELGIGRPSTYAPTLDTIQKRGYVALENKRFVPTELGEIVIELISEFFPEIINVEFTANMEKELDEIEEGKIAWIKVIDKFYQDFKVYLEKAEVEMEKVEIKDEYAGEDCENCGSPMVIKMGRFGKFMACSNFPDCRNTKAIVKEIGVTCPKCKQGQVVERKSKKNRIFYGCSRYPECDFLSWDKPISRPCPKCGDMLVEKKIKKGVQIQCSSCDYKEQPQE; encoded by the coding sequence ATGTCAGATTACTTAGTAATAGTTGAATCACCGGCAAAAGCAAAAACAATTGAAAAGTATTTAGGAAAAAAATATAAAGTAAAAGCTTCAATGGGGCATGTGAGAGATCTGCCAAAAAGTCAAACCGGCGTTGATGTTGATAATAATTACGAACCAAAATATATAACGATTCGTGGAAAAGGACCGGTATTAAAAGAATTAAGAACAGCAGCTAAAAAAGCGAAAAAAATATATTTAGCAGCTGACCCCGATCGTGAAGGGGAAGCAATTGCATGGCATTTGGCAAATACGTTAGATTTAGATATAACTTCAGACTGCCGTGTAGTTTTTAATGAAATTACAAAAGATGCAATAAAAGAATCGTTTAAGCATCCAAGGCCGATTAATATGGACTTAGTGGACGCCCAACAAGCGAGACGAATTCTTGATCGACTTGTCGGGTATAAAATTAGTCCAATCTTATGGAAAAAGGTTAAAAAAGGACTAAGTGCTGGACGTGTACAATCTGTAGCAGTAAAACTAATTATTGATAGAGAAAATGAAATAAAAGGGTTTATACCTGAAGAGTATTGGACAATATCAGGACAATTCAATTACAAAGATGTTATTTTCCCTGCTCAATTTTTTAGTTTAGAAAACGAAAAAGTAGAACTGAAATCTGAAAAAGAAGTAAATGCTGTTTTAGCAAAAATGGAAAATGACCATTTTACAGTCCAATCCATTACAAATAAAGAAAGAAAACGTAACCCAGCACCACCATTCACGACATCATCACTACAACAAGAGGCAGCTAGAAAGCTAAACTTTCGTGCGAGAAAAACAATGATGATTGCTCAGCAATTATATGAAGGAATCGATTTAGGGAAAAGTGGGACAGTTGGTTTAATTACGTATATGAGAACGGATTCAACACGCATTTCAGAAACTGCTCAACAAGAGGCAAAAGAGTTTATTACCCAGGAATACGGAGCTAAATTTGCTGAGCAAGTAGTGTTGAAAGGTAGAAAACAAGGAAAAGTTCAAGATGCCCATGAAGCGATTCGACCAACTAGTGCAGTTCGAACGCCGAATAGTATAAAAGAATACTTATCAAGAGATCAATACAAATTATATAAATTAATTTGGGAACGTTTTATAGCTAGTCAAATGTCTCCAGCAATAATGGATACAATGACTGTAGATTTAAAAAATGGACCCGTTATATTTCGCGCAAATGGTTCAAAGATAAAATTTCATGGGTTTATGAAAGTATATGTAGAGAGCTCTGATGACCAAAAAGAGTCAAAGGATGTCATTCTCCCTGATTTACAAGAAGGAGAGACTATACTAGGGAAAGATATTGAACCAAAGCAACATTTTACCCAGCCACCGCCAAGATATTCAGAAGCAAGATTGGTGAAAACTCTAGAAGAACTTGGTATTGGTCGTCCTTCCACATATGCACCGACATTAGATACGATACAAAAGAGGGGATATGTGGCACTTGAAAATAAAAGATTTGTTCCAACAGAGTTAGGTGAAATTGTAATAGAATTAATATCTGAATTTTTCCCAGAAATTATCAATGTCGAGTTTACTGCAAATATGGAAAAAGAACTAGATGAAATTGAGGAAGGAAAAATTGCTTGGATAAAAGTCATCGATAAATTTTACCAAGACTTTAAAGTATACTTAGAAAAAGCCGAAGTGGAAATGGAAAAAGTAGAAATTAAAGATGAGTATGCTGGAGAGGATTGCGAAAATTGTGGAAGTCCGATGGTGATTAAAATGGGTCGTTTTGGTAAATTTATGGCTTGTAGTAACTTTCCAGATTGTCGGAATACGAAGGCGATTGTAAAAGAAATTGGAGTCACTTGTCCAAAGTGTAAACAAGGTCAAGTAGTTGAGAGGAAAAGCAAAAAAAATCGAATATTCTACGGCTGTAGTCGTTATCCAGAATGTGATTTTCTATCATGGGATAAACCAATTTCCAGACCTTGTCCAAAGTGCGGAGATATGTTGGTAGAGAAGAAAATTAAAAAAGGTGTACAAATACAATGTTCAAGCTGTGATTATAAAGAGCAGCCACAAGAGTGA